In Acidobacteriota bacterium, a genomic segment contains:
- a CDS encoding 2Fe-2S iron-sulfur cluster binding domain-containing protein, which produces MSVQHHPFVQFLRQHDDTAWEQLLNRLLPDIHPVDKNATQIWFSFFPYLLLREYENAPDKAVFTRDLLLQGKFLLAEQVDSSHSFLFGYRYWAETKQIVVKLVKETPKPTNLEALIRKVAASTAEYMHTEPALVLGIAAVAFMTLQQVGWECFNHRADTSIPPVPKSPKQLLADREAERADLLNFMRTIDKRYEVCYDETNPHATFQVINEQPMTTASTQIKENFKKQDPRRVEGPIPIECQTGSCGTCWVGILGGNNHVNEISAFEVKRLAKIGYPYNGQNRPMIRLACKAVCSGSVTIVIPPWNGQIAPLYRKAEQEQSTPEPAIAK; this is translated from the coding sequence ATGTCAGTTCAACATCATCCATTTGTGCAATTTTTACGTCAGCACGATGATACTGCCTGGGAACAGCTTCTCAATCGGTTGCTGCCTGATATTCATCCTGTTGATAAGAACGCCACCCAAATCTGGTTTTCATTTTTCCCGTATCTGTTGCTGCGTGAATATGAAAACGCACCAGACAAGGCTGTTTTCACCCGTGATTTGTTACTTCAGGGAAAATTTCTGCTGGCCGAGCAAGTTGATTCGTCGCATTCCTTTTTGTTTGGGTATCGCTACTGGGCCGAGACCAAACAAATTGTGGTCAAGCTCGTCAAAGAAACGCCCAAGCCGACGAATCTCGAAGCCTTGATTCGCAAAGTGGCTGCGTCAACCGCTGAGTATATGCACACTGAGCCAGCGCTGGTGTTGGGCATTGCGGCAGTGGCGTTCATGACGTTGCAGCAGGTGGGCTGGGAGTGTTTTAACCACCGGGCTGATACGTCCATCCCGCCGGTGCCGAAATCCCCGAAACAACTTCTGGCGGACCGTGAAGCTGAGCGGGCTGATTTGTTGAACTTCATGCGCACGATTGATAAGCGATATGAAGTCTGTTACGACGAAACCAATCCGCACGCGACCTTCCAGGTCATCAATGAGCAGCCAATGACGACCGCCTCAACCCAGATCAAGGAAAACTTCAAAAAACAGGATCCACGCCGGGTTGAAGGACCGATTCCGATTGAATGTCAAACCGGTTCTTGTGGCACCTGCTGGGTTGGGATTTTGGGTGGAAATAACCACGTCAATGAAATCTCAGCCTTTGAAGTCAAGCGACTGGCCAAGATTGGGTATCCATACAACGGTCAGAATCGCCCCATGATTCGACTGGCGTGCAAAGCGGTTTGCAGTGGCTCAGTTACGATTGTCATTCCGCCCTGGAATGGCCAGATTGCACCGCTCTACCGCAAAGCGGAGCAAGAGCAATCCACGCCGGAACCCGCAATTGCTAAGTGA
- a CDS encoding gamma-glutamyl-gamma-aminobutyrate hydrolase family protein (Members of this family of hydrolases with an active site Cys residue belong to MEROPS family C26.), giving the protein MLLLKRNYCHYEPVRATIDRARVIVVDSLIYSTNDLSDVAAQEPDFNAEEWVKEERTIAGFAIGNIVQNVKKLVETPEVQVVSLAKISPQIIKDFDPDAIILSGTLRDFDMYQSSILQNVSSVLATTTVPVLGICGGHQLVGQAFGLPIVTLDHQLPHQRRHNRLREYEYRFVKVIEPEDPIFRNVLTDHDEQRRSRGNTIWVWQNHGLMVDGMPDGFELLAKGYVCQNQMMVKRGDGQLIYTVQFHIEKSFEDWRKTPSRWEHPNESRDGRKLFENFLVEALKHRGQVFRQAQSA; this is encoded by the coding sequence ATGCTTTTGCTCAAAAGAAATTATTGTCACTATGAACCAGTTCGCGCCACGATTGATCGGGCCAGAGTCATTGTGGTTGATAGTTTGATTTATTCCACCAACGACCTGTCTGACGTGGCAGCGCAAGAACCCGATTTCAACGCTGAAGAATGGGTCAAGGAAGAACGCACCATCGCCGGGTTCGCTATCGGAAATATTGTCCAAAATGTGAAAAAACTGGTTGAGACACCTGAAGTTCAGGTGGTCAGTCTCGCCAAGATTTCACCACAAATTATCAAAGATTTTGACCCGGATGCGATTATCCTCAGCGGAACCCTGCGGGATTTTGACATGTACCAGTCGTCAATCTTACAGAACGTCAGTTCCGTGCTCGCAACGACAACGGTACCGGTACTGGGCATTTGTGGCGGACATCAACTCGTTGGTCAGGCATTTGGGTTACCGATTGTGACCCTGGATCACCAGTTGCCACATCAACGACGGCATAACCGGTTGCGCGAATATGAATATCGCTTTGTCAAAGTCATTGAGCCGGAGGACCCCATTTTCCGCAATGTGCTCACCGATCATGACGAACAACGTCGCAGCCGGGGCAATACAATTTGGGTCTGGCAAAACCACGGATTGATGGTTGATGGCATGCCGGATGGATTCGAACTTTTGGCCAAAGGCTATGTCTGTCAGAACCAAATGATGGTCAAACGCGGAGACGGTCAGTTAATATATACCGTGCAGTTTCACATCGAAAAATCCTTTGAGGACTGGCGTAAAACCCCGAGTCGGTGGGAACATCCAAACGAAAGCCGGGATGGCCGGAAGCTGTTTGAGAATTTCCTGGTCGAAGCGCTGAAACACCGTGGTCAGGTGTTTCGTCAGGCCCAATCAGCTTGA
- a CDS encoding DUF4388 domain-containing protein gives MGLVGDLQYLSLADIIQINCIGRNTARLTVHYPIGDGVFYFADGDVVDAKLGKLTGVEAVYKALEYDQGSFRVDSGIRAPTRTINDNWSNILMEGLRLLDEARAGLIPGSAPLSAEQVNTTTTGASRVQNPFQILVSDLTKIKGIDGALAATRDGTLNACIGVNLSDKVGMMTSLLIYLNQAMATGQGRFGKVKQMDIRYGTKEVMVFDQGTVLVVIEFANTIRFETISPHIDRAFRKFEARSRGGTSALDPSKIGTGSMSGPPDFLSGR, from the coding sequence ATGGGATTGGTCGGAGATCTCCAATATCTCAGTCTTGCCGACATCATTCAAATCAATTGTATTGGCCGAAATACCGCTCGACTCACAGTTCATTACCCGATTGGCGATGGGGTCTTCTACTTTGCGGATGGCGACGTGGTGGATGCCAAGTTGGGAAAACTGACCGGTGTGGAGGCTGTCTATAAGGCCCTGGAATATGATCAGGGCTCCTTCCGGGTGGATAGCGGAATCCGGGCGCCGACACGAACCATCAATGACAACTGGAGCAATATTTTAATGGAAGGGTTGCGCCTGCTCGACGAAGCTCGGGCCGGGCTGATTCCCGGCAGTGCCCCCTTATCGGCGGAACAGGTCAATACGACAACCACTGGGGCCTCGCGAGTCCAAAATCCGTTTCAAATTCTGGTTTCGGATCTGACCAAAATTAAAGGGATTGATGGTGCCCTGGCGGCAACCCGCGACGGGACACTCAACGCCTGCATTGGCGTCAATCTCTCAGATAAAGTTGGAATGATGACTTCACTCCTGATTTACCTGAATCAGGCAATGGCCACTGGGCAAGGGCGCTTTGGAAAAGTGAAGCAAATGGACATCCGGTACGGCACCAAAGAAGTCATGGTCTTTGATCAAGGAACGGTGCTGGTGGTGATTGAATTTGCCAACACGATTCGATTTGAAACGATTTCACCGCACATTGATCGTGCCTTCCGGAAATTTGAAGCTCGTTCACGCGGCGGCACCAGTGCGCTGGATCCCAGCAAAATTGGGACCGGCTCAATGAGTGGACCGCCAGATTTCCTGTCGGGACGGTAA
- the dusB gene encoding tRNA dihydrouridine synthase DusB: MDRQEFFIRDLPIRPRLALAPMAGVTDSAFRGLIKNLGGVGLIVTEFISVEGLTRGNLKTHRMMHFEEFERPISIQFFGYDPERMAVAAEVGEAAGADIVDVNCGCPARKVVHRGAGSSLLKDLPHLEKILKGMRKAIKIPLTLKIRIGWDDNSIVAVEVGKLAQDCGVEALAIHGRTRVQGYSGQADWNVIAQVKEAVNIPVMGSGDVTTIDQALTRFRETGVDGVMIGRGAMANPWIFRQIDDVMQGKSPFQPTLIDKRNLLFGYFDVMLKELPSELAAMGKVKQLCGQFTKGLPGGAAFRQQVFHSQSRQELIDKIDYYFTLMAEREAAGNLVSTPEEAAADSDSPTTEEYACQA, from the coding sequence ATGGACCGGCAGGAGTTTTTCATTCGCGATCTTCCAATTCGCCCACGGCTGGCACTGGCACCGATGGCAGGCGTTACTGACTCCGCGTTTCGTGGGCTGATTAAAAACCTCGGTGGTGTCGGGTTGATTGTGACCGAATTCATCAGCGTGGAAGGTCTCACCCGAGGAAACCTCAAAACCCACCGCATGATGCACTTTGAGGAATTTGAGCGCCCGATTTCGATTCAGTTCTTCGGGTATGACCCGGAGCGAATGGCGGTCGCCGCCGAAGTGGGCGAAGCTGCCGGTGCTGACATTGTGGATGTCAATTGCGGTTGCCCGGCTCGCAAAGTGGTGCATCGTGGCGCGGGTTCATCCTTGCTCAAAGACCTGCCCCACCTGGAAAAAATCCTGAAGGGCATGCGCAAGGCCATCAAAATTCCTCTGACCCTCAAAATTCGCATTGGCTGGGATGACAACTCGATTGTCGCCGTCGAAGTCGGAAAACTGGCTCAGGATTGCGGCGTTGAAGCCCTGGCCATTCATGGACGAACCCGAGTTCAGGGCTATTCAGGCCAGGCTGATTGGAATGTCATCGCCCAGGTCAAAGAGGCAGTCAATATTCCAGTGATGGGTTCTGGAGATGTCACCACGATTGACCAGGCACTCACCCGATTTCGCGAAACCGGCGTTGACGGCGTGATGATTGGTCGCGGCGCAATGGCCAACCCGTGGATTTTCCGACAAATTGACGACGTGATGCAGGGCAAGTCTCCATTTCAGCCCACCTTGATTGATAAGCGAAATCTGTTGTTTGGCTACTTTGATGTGATGTTGAAAGAATTGCCGTCCGAACTGGCGGCGATGGGAAAAGTCAAACAACTCTGCGGTCAGTTTACGAAAGGGCTGCCCGGTGGCGCGGCGTTCCGGCAACAGGTCTTTCACTCTCAATCACGGCAGGAACTGATTGACAAAATTGACTACTACTTCACATTAATGGCGGAACGGGAAGCCGCCGGTAATCTGGTTTCAACGCCGGAAGAAGCTGCCGCCGACTCTGACTCGCCAACCACTGAGGAGTATGCATGCCAGGCGTAG
- a CDS encoding ABC transporter ATP-binding protein: MVGYLRRYPYKLAIGCLCVLLSAYIGLYGPRVIRNAIDDLQQSITREKIGLYALLIVGVSLGKGIFLFWQRQILVALSRDIEFDLRNDFYAHLQRLPMAFYHENRTGDLMSRATNDIGNVRMLLGPAIMYGLNTVFVTCFALPAMGHISWKLTFLALATLPLASVATNFFGSRIHKRSEEIQEYFGIITAKAQENFAGVRVVRAYAQEDAEKESFKDLNREFVSRNLRLIKLTALFSPTLHALIGFGPALVLWYGGHLVLDQHITIGQFVEFNLYLMMLIWPMIALGYVVSLFQRGMAGMKRLTTVLNQEPTIRDEVQPAAVTEINGTIEFHNLNFAYPTTSSGPGQVVLKDISLTIPQGKTLAIVGHTGSGKSTLINLIPRLLDAAPGQVLIDGRPIREIPLQVLRQNIGYVPQETFLFGDTVAANIAFGVPDAPREAIERVAEQSALRNDIVTFPKGFETIVGERGITLSGGQKQRTAIARALLRNPKILILDDSLSAVDTYTEEKILEHLREMMKGRTTILVSHRISTVKEADHIIVLHDGRIAEQGTHESLLKQDGPYAALYEKQLLEEELATL; this comes from the coding sequence ATGGTGGGGTACCTGCGTCGGTATCCTTATAAATTGGCCATTGGCTGTTTGTGCGTTTTGCTGTCGGCCTACATCGGACTTTATGGCCCACGGGTGATCCGAAACGCGATTGATGATCTGCAACAGAGCATCACCCGTGAAAAGATCGGGCTCTATGCCCTGCTGATTGTGGGCGTTTCGCTTGGAAAAGGCATCTTTTTGTTCTGGCAGCGGCAGATTCTGGTTGCGCTGTCACGCGATATCGAATTTGACCTCCGAAATGATTTCTATGCCCATCTGCAGCGTCTGCCGATGGCCTTTTACCACGAAAATCGAACTGGCGATTTGATGTCCCGCGCCACCAACGACATCGGCAATGTGCGAATGCTGCTGGGCCCGGCGATTATGTATGGCTTGAACACGGTTTTTGTCACCTGTTTTGCCTTGCCGGCCATGGGTCACATTAGCTGGAAGCTCACCTTTCTGGCACTGGCCACTTTGCCGCTGGCGTCGGTGGCAACCAATTTTTTTGGAAGTCGCATCCACAAGCGTTCCGAGGAAATTCAGGAATATTTCGGCATCATTACCGCCAAGGCCCAGGAGAACTTCGCCGGGGTGCGGGTGGTTCGGGCCTATGCTCAGGAAGACGCCGAAAAAGAATCCTTTAAAGACCTCAATCGCGAGTTTGTGTCACGCAATCTGCGACTGATCAAACTGACGGCCTTGTTTAGCCCCACGCTGCACGCCCTGATTGGCTTCGGCCCGGCACTGGTCCTGTGGTATGGCGGCCATCTCGTTCTGGATCAACATATTACGATTGGTCAGTTTGTTGAATTCAATTTGTATTTGATGATGCTGATCTGGCCCATGATTGCGCTTGGATATGTGGTCAGCCTGTTTCAACGTGGAATGGCCGGGATGAAGCGCCTGACAACGGTGCTCAATCAGGAACCGACGATCCGGGATGAGGTCCAGCCAGCCGCCGTGACTGAAATCAACGGCACGATTGAATTCCACAACCTGAACTTTGCCTATCCAACCACCTCCAGCGGGCCAGGGCAGGTCGTGTTAAAAGATATTTCGCTCACGATTCCACAGGGAAAGACACTTGCGATTGTCGGCCACACTGGTTCCGGGAAATCAACCCTGATCAACCTGATCCCGCGGTTGCTGGATGCCGCCCCCGGTCAGGTGTTGATTGATGGGCGACCGATTCGCGAAATCCCGCTCCAGGTACTGCGCCAAAACATCGGGTATGTGCCCCAGGAAACATTCCTGTTTGGCGATACCGTGGCCGCCAACATCGCCTTTGGCGTTCCCGATGCCCCTCGCGAAGCAATTGAACGCGTTGCTGAACAATCCGCCCTCCGCAATGATATTGTGACGTTTCCCAAAGGGTTTGAAACGATTGTGGGTGAACGTGGCATTACCCTGTCGGGAGGGCAGAAACAGCGAACCGCAATTGCCCGGGCACTCTTGCGGAATCCAAAAATTCTCATTTTGGATGATTCGCTATCAGCGGTTGATACCTACACTGAGGAAAAAATCCTGGAGCACCTGCGGGAAATGATGAAGGGCCGCACCACGATTTTGGTCTCACACCGAATTTCCACCGTGAAAGAAGCCGATCACATCATTGTGCTCCACGATGGCCGGATTGCTGAACAGGGAACGCATGAATCGCTCTTAAAACAAGATGGTCCATACGCGGCTCTCTATGAAAAACAACTCCTGGAGGAAGAACTGGCAACCTTATGA
- a CDS encoding ankyrin repeat domain-containing protein, giving the protein MTPNEPSLLQPSTEFSGDQLLGLLIEAAGKGNVPAVTDLLSRGAAVNGGFSDGYTPLMAAAHSGQAEVVTALLHHGAAPDQGDRQGMTALMFAAEDGSVDAVRALVEGGANINYQVQDEFSPFSGWTALLFATDNGHLPTVNYLISQGASVDLCESEGETALMKAAALGHAALVECLVKAGSTLSLANENGDTALTLAEEMGHRKIISLLKH; this is encoded by the coding sequence ATGACACCCAACGAACCATCCCTGCTTCAACCTTCCACTGAATTTTCCGGCGACCAGTTGCTTGGGCTCTTAATTGAAGCCGCTGGAAAAGGCAATGTGCCAGCCGTGACTGACCTTTTGTCCAGGGGCGCGGCGGTCAATGGAGGGTTCAGTGACGGATACACCCCGCTGATGGCCGCGGCCCATTCCGGCCAGGCAGAGGTGGTGACAGCATTGCTCCATCACGGTGCCGCACCTGACCAGGGTGACCGCCAGGGAATGACGGCACTGATGTTTGCGGCTGAAGATGGGTCGGTGGATGCGGTTCGGGCCCTGGTTGAAGGCGGAGCGAATATCAATTATCAGGTTCAGGATGAATTTTCACCCTTTTCCGGCTGGACAGCACTCCTGTTTGCCACCGATAATGGCCACCTGCCAACGGTTAACTATTTGATCTCACAGGGTGCCAGCGTTGATCTGTGCGAAAGCGAAGGCGAAACGGCGTTGATGAAGGCTGCCGCCCTTGGTCACGCCGCGCTGGTCGAATGCCTGGTGAAAGCCGGAAGTACCCTTAGCCTCGCCAATGAAAATGGAGATACCGCGCTCACTCTGGCTGAAGAGATGGGTCACCGGAAAATTATCAGCCTTTTGAAACACTAA
- a CDS encoding OmpA family protein: protein MRKLAIKSIILLSVFLLSSVLGLAQETQREKNRHTNPTVTGGTGLFTVYDASTLKKGEYNFGFFVNNYDREPGDVDITQGILNVGFGVTDRLEVFAASVFRQQLVSGSPDELKGFNALGPGSITIVPRLAGSGPAFNFATLPGGYLNDHPFFGRSFVKVGNTTVGAKYRFTSQDSWLGVALLGFAQISSFRPSTEFPGNGSGLIDGAGAGATDYGVMLAVTPRVGLASFNMNVGYVKTGDPKVNDIKLVDRRDKVVAAIGFDYAYNQYVQFISELTSDIYVGSGTPNVNPVNPVDVTVGARFTPLGKDRKFFMSLGGAYRYMLNNSNERRPENLKGDFHGYIAELALGYRKVTPPDPCLKNVAPTVSVSADKLEVTEKTAETVTFTAVGKDVDPADTTLTYMWSASSGSIDGNGSTVTWNPGTSAPGPVEVRVTVRDTCNHEASASASVNVKKGNTCPTVTVSASESSLRAGSDAVVTFTARANDPDGQNLTYTWTSTSGSVQGTGDTVTVDTKGMGPGNVTVSVRVSDGICDGSDSASFRITEPPPPPQRFETACDGIRCANPPFKKNISRIDNQCKGILDEVATRLQSDATAVCIIDGHSEAGEKAGTALQRAQKAKDYLVSKGIDPNRIEVRSFDNQRPDAAAGDRRINVYVVPEGAQRPE from the coding sequence ATGAGAAAACTAGCGATCAAAAGCATCATCCTTCTATCGGTGTTTTTGCTATCAAGTGTACTTGGCCTGGCACAAGAAACACAGCGCGAGAAGAACCGCCATACCAATCCGACTGTCACGGGTGGAACGGGGCTCTTTACGGTCTATGACGCATCAACCTTGAAAAAGGGAGAATACAATTTCGGGTTTTTCGTCAACAACTATGACCGTGAGCCGGGTGATGTTGACATCACCCAGGGCATCTTGAATGTCGGATTCGGGGTCACGGATCGGTTGGAAGTTTTTGCCGCTTCAGTTTTTCGGCAGCAACTGGTATCAGGTTCACCCGATGAACTGAAAGGGTTTAACGCGCTCGGCCCTGGTAGCATTACCATCGTCCCACGCCTGGCCGGTTCCGGCCCAGCGTTTAACTTTGCCACACTTCCAGGTGGCTATCTCAACGATCACCCATTTTTTGGCCGGAGCTTTGTCAAAGTCGGCAATACCACGGTGGGTGCCAAGTATCGGTTCACCAGCCAGGATTCCTGGCTTGGCGTGGCCTTACTCGGATTTGCTCAAATCTCATCATTCCGCCCCAGCACCGAATTTCCGGGCAATGGCAGCGGCTTGATTGATGGCGCTGGCGCTGGCGCCACCGATTATGGCGTGATGTTGGCCGTCACCCCACGTGTTGGGTTGGCCAGCTTCAATATGAACGTTGGCTATGTCAAAACCGGCGACCCCAAAGTCAACGACATCAAACTGGTTGATCGTCGGGATAAAGTCGTGGCGGCTATTGGGTTTGACTATGCTTACAACCAGTATGTCCAGTTCATTTCTGAATTGACCTCGGACATTTATGTTGGCAGCGGCACACCAAACGTGAACCCGGTGAACCCGGTGGATGTCACGGTCGGCGCCCGGTTCACGCCACTTGGCAAAGACCGCAAATTCTTTATGAGCCTGGGCGGTGCCTATCGCTACATGCTCAACAATTCAAATGAACGCCGCCCGGAAAATCTCAAAGGCGATTTCCACGGCTACATCGCGGAACTGGCGCTCGGCTACCGCAAGGTCACCCCGCCGGATCCGTGCTTGAAGAACGTCGCGCCAACTGTCTCGGTCTCGGCTGACAAACTTGAAGTCACCGAAAAGACGGCTGAAACCGTGACGTTTACGGCGGTTGGCAAAGACGTTGACCCAGCCGATACCACCTTGACCTATATGTGGTCCGCCAGCAGCGGTTCAATTGATGGCAACGGCTCAACCGTCACCTGGAATCCAGGCACGTCGGCGCCGGGCCCGGTTGAAGTCCGCGTCACTGTCCGTGACACCTGCAACCACGAAGCCAGCGCCTCAGCTTCAGTCAACGTCAAGAAGGGCAACACCTGCCCAACCGTGACGGTTTCAGCTTCAGAATCATCACTGCGTGCCGGTTCGGATGCCGTGGTGACCTTTACTGCCCGCGCCAATGATCCAGATGGTCAGAACCTGACCTACACCTGGACCAGCACCAGCGGTTCAGTTCAGGGCACTGGAGACACCGTGACCGTTGACACCAAGGGCATGGGCCCAGGCAATGTGACGGTATCGGTTCGCGTCAGCGATGGCATCTGCGATGGTTCAGACAGTGCTTCGTTCCGCATCACCGAACCGCCTCCGCCACCGCAACGCTTTGAAACAGCGTGCGACGGCATCCGCTGCGCCAACCCACCGTTCAAGAAGAACATTTCCCGCATTGATAACCAGTGCAAGGGAATCCTGGACGAAGTGGCTACCCGGTTGCAGAGCGACGCCACCGCCGTCTGTATCATTGATGGACACTCCGAAGCGGGTGAAAAAGCCGGAACAGCGCTCCAACGCGCTCAGAAAGCCAAGGATTACCTGGTGTCGAAGGGCATTGATCCAAACCGGATCGAAGTCCGCAGCTTTGACAACCAGCGTCCAGACGCGGCAGCCGGTGATCGCCGCATCAACGTCTATGTGGTGCCAGAAGGTGCGCAACGCCCTGAATAA
- a CDS encoding DUF2089 family protein: MSDLSPNPSKAWLNFLSEEDLAFIRNFILASGSLKELALVYGVSYPTLRLRLDRLIEKIKIAEAHQSTSHFERTLRALYAEGKIEMETLRTLLAAHKLELENQGGNQS, translated from the coding sequence ATGTCTGACCTTTCACCTAATCCCTCTAAAGCCTGGTTGAATTTTCTTTCGGAGGAAGATCTGGCATTTATCCGCAATTTTATCCTGGCTTCGGGGTCGCTCAAAGAACTGGCGCTGGTCTATGGAGTATCCTACCCCACGTTGCGGCTTCGGCTGGATCGGTTGATTGAAAAAATCAAAATTGCCGAGGCGCACCAGTCAACCAGTCACTTTGAACGCACACTGCGGGCTCTGTATGCTGAAGGCAAAATCGAAATGGAAACCCTGCGAACCTTGCTGGCGGCTCATAAACTGGAACTGGAAAACCAAGGAGGAAATCAATCATGA
- a CDS encoding type II toxin-antitoxin system HicB family antitoxin: MNKYSFKIVWSDEDEAYIVTCHEFPGLSAFGDTQESALAEAQTALNLMIETYKGSGIELPQPKVEEEFSGQSSKKANLLPAAVTTSHLGPASGGVRVPDSGETASGNSSQRPVR, from the coding sequence ATGAATAAATATAGTTTCAAGATTGTATGGAGCGATGAAGATGAAGCTTATATCGTGACATGCCATGAGTTTCCTGGTTTATCTGCATTTGGAGATACCCAGGAATCTGCCCTGGCCGAAGCCCAAACAGCATTAAACCTGATGATTGAAACCTATAAAGGCAGTGGTATCGAACTTCCTCAGCCGAAAGTTGAGGAAGAATTCAGCGGTCAATCCTCTAAAAAGGCAAACCTGTTGCCTGCTGCGGTCACAACATCGCATCTCGGGCCTGCATCTGGCGGAGTTCGAGTTCCTGATAGCGGCGAAACAGCGTCCGGTAATTCAAGCCAAAGACCAGTCCGCTGA